The Salmo salar chromosome ssa04, Ssal_v3.1, whole genome shotgun sequence genomic sequence tttttttttaaacaaaggcTGTTAAAATACCTATTTTGTTGCTAGTGTGTGTTTCCCTCAGTTTTACGTCATTGGTGTCACCACCTTGAAAATCCCTGATGACAAAGATATTCAAGGTCCTTGATCATTCTCCCCAGTGGCAAACTGTTATTTGGGAGGAGTCTGTATTTTAAAGAACGTGATTAGCTAATCACACCATTTTATCCACTGAATCCATGGTAATTTGGTGTTGCTCAATCCAATGTGTCACTTGGTgttagtcaatttaaatgaagggAAATAACACTGTGAGCAAAATCATTAATCACATAACTAGTAAATCATTTTTAAAGATTTGAGCATTTGTAGCCTCCATTTCAGAAAATCCTAATTTACTTAAAATGTCTCATTGGTGTTACCATCATTGATATTACTACTCCTACTGGTGGGACACTGTTATTATAATGGTAAAAACTATTTAAAGTTATTAAGCTGCCATATTGGTTAATTTAGAAtggtcattttttttaaatgtatatatgtatttttaaTGCCACTGTAATTCAAGAACAACTCTTAAACGTTGTGATTTGGTTCTGTAGATGTCAGCACCCCGACCTGCAGTGACTGTGCCAATGGGGGGTTCTGTTCCAACTCCATCCTGCCTAACATTCTTAATGAGAAGAAACTCACCTCTGGGTACATGGGGATCTTCTCTGCAGCTAAGCctaaaggtacacacacacacacacacacacacacacacacacacacacacacacacacacacacacacacacacacacacacacacacacacacacacacacacacacacacacacacacacacacacacacacacacacacactaccttccCAGATACCCACACACTCTCTGTATAACACCCATCATCACCTCTCTTCTCCCAGGTAAGTGTAGTCATGGCGGTGCAGCTGACCTGACCAGCTATGAGGTTCCTCGCGGGGGCATCAGCAAGGACAAGCGTCGCTCCAACAACGTGGCCCTGCACACCTCTGCTGTCACCGTGGCAACGACAGCCACCCTCCAGCTGCTGGACGACATCCGGGGCGCCGCCGGTGACAACGACTACCTACGGTacggagaggggtagaggggggtgaaggggaggagagtgggtgaaagggaagagaggggtagagggggtaaaggagaggagaggggtagagggttgaAAGGGAGGAGAAGGGTAGAGGGGGGTGAAGGGGAAGAGAAGGGTAGAGGGGGTGAAGTGGAGGAGTGGGGGGGAAGAGGGAATTACCCATGTTGAAgttactcacactctctctctctttatctctctctcccacagcctCATGGGCATAGCGCGTTCGTCAGTAGTTGCTTTTGTGATCGACACTACGGGGAGCATGAGGGTTGATATCCTTGAAGCCAAACGAGTCGTCAATGAGATCATCGACAGCAAGAAGGGAACGCAGGATGAGCCCTCCCAGTACATCCTGGTCCCATTCAACGACCCAGGTAAAGCTGGCTTTACACTCCACCAAGCATTCTCCTTAGCaaaacatcactgacaaactctgTCAGTCACCTAAATGCTGGTTTGTGGTTTGTGGTTAAGTCAGGAAGAGGttagtgatcagtgtgtgtttgtgtgtgtgaagggtTCGGACCCCTGATAAGAACAACAAACCCTGATGTTATGAATGCAGAGATCGCTAAACTCACGGCTGATAGAGGTGGAGACATCCCTGAGATGTGCCTATCAGGcctacaggtacagtgattgacATGGCTAGATTCCAATCAGCTTTCAGATATAATCCCAATCATTCTTTATGGTGCATCTGGCAATAAATAGAGACACTAAGCAttctccaactctctctttctctctctctctctccctccagttggCGCTGACCGGTGCCCCTGCGTCGTCCCACATCTATGTTTTCACAGATGCTATTGCCAAGGACATTGCGTTAAAGGACACCATCTTGGCCCTGACCAGGAGCACCAAGTCAACCGTGAGCACTTCCTCAAACACTTCCTCAAACACTTCCTGTTTTTAGAAGTAACCGTGTGCTGCAGTTCAGGTACTTATTAATTAGGGCACATAGTAGCAAAACgcagcaaaatgttttgcaatggcAAATGAAAACAAGCAATTCTTATTGGAGAGGTAGTCACTCCCTTTTATCTTTCATTcttcatttggtgcctaatgaatacgaccagGCAAACTTTCTCAAACACACCTATGTGTCTCTCCAGGTGTCTTTCTTCATCACTTTTCCTGGTGCTAGAAGGAGTAGGCGTGCTGTAGAGTCCAGGGCAGCTACGTTCGAGAACTACAAGGACCTGGCGCTGGCGTCTGGTGGTCAGGCAATCAGTGTCACCAAGGAAAATCTGCCCCAGGCCACTGACGTCATCATCGACTCCTCCACCTCCGCTCTGGTGAGTCAACACTGGTGGCCATTTTGTTTTAGATCAGTAGTTGATTTGAAATAATTCAAAACTTGATCAATTAAAAAACACATTCTTTATAAATAATGCATTTTAGAAATGCCTAGACATAATTGTTATATCTATAATAGTTAAATCCTCCACGTTgcaataaaacaacaacatactCTACATCACCTCTTCTTTCTATcttcctctctcattctgtcctcctcctcctcaggtgACAGTCCTACAGCGAGCGAGGAACCCAGGCAACGCGGAGACATTCTCTTTCCTGCTGGATGAGTCTCTGAACAACATCACCATCTACATCACTGGAAAGTCCCTCACCTTCACCCTGAAGAACCCTGCAGGTAGGAACCTCCAACACCTACACACTGATCTGATATCAGTTTTCAGGTAAAGGTTCACCTAACTGAATAGGATGACATttcccctagacactgatctaaggttagttttccctcctcaatggTTACAGTTCACCTGTTTTGCGTGTTTGAGTATGTAGCTATCTTAATGTTTTTAAGGCACAAAGCATATTTTAACAAGGAATCATGAACCAGGTATAGCCCATTGACAGTATGTTTGACTGTCATCCTATTTGACTGTCACCCTCCTTCCCCCTACAGGTGTGACCCAGAAACAGAATGAGGCCAACGGGAAACTGGGGACCGTCCAGACGGTGGGCAACCTCTACCGGGTCCGTCTGGCCCCCGACAAACATACGGGATTATGGGAAATCAGCATGAACTCCAACCAGCCCTACACACTGAAGGTCATGGGTGAGTTAGCATAGAGATGCGTCTGTTCTATTAAATATGTGTGTTATGCTCATGgtcaccactagatggcagcctTGATACACACAGAGCccagacctgggtttaaataaTCAATTCAAatgtgtcacatgcaccaaatacaagaggtgtaggtagaccttaccgtgaaatgcttacttgtgagcccttaaccaacaattcagtgTTTAAAAAAGTAAatcagaaaaataaagaaaaaactgcttccgagtcaatgtgcaggggtacaggttactcgaggtaattgaggtaatatgtacatgtaggtaggggtaaagtgacatcacctaaccctaaccttaactcttttAAATCATGTACAAATATgtcaaaaagtatttgaacccaggtctgctgacAGAGCcataagagaagggagagaatacAGCCCTGACtcagtgtgtctgtttgtctccaGGTCAGAGTACCATTTCCTTCATTTATGACTTTGTGGAGACCTTCGAGGGACCTCACCCAGGATATGCCCTCATCTCTGGCCGTCCAAAAGCAGGTAAACACTacaacatcatcatcataacATCTTTATCATATCAAGCAGGTAATCTGTCAATCACAATTATACTAAGGCGACATCATGGCGACATCATCTAcatgaatgcagctgccacttcattaaagccgtTAGAGGCAGATGATCATTGCGCACGTCGTTTTTCTCACTGGCGAGAGGTTTTGCACTCATCGCTGCATTCTCTATCAGAAAGTAGGCTGGTCCTCCTTGATGTTGTGTAGGTAGAAACAATGCATTATGTTCATTTATAAAGCCTACTTAATCAAAGTCATAAAAAGCCATTGATTGTAATTTGTAATAAATGATGTGAACCTAGAACAGTTACATAGCCACACCCTTCAAGataattttcctcctctctctctccctctttttctctccctaccccctacactcgtcctcctctctctctccctctctttccctccgttcctcctctcttctctccttctcccaggTATGCCTGCCATGCTGTTGGTATCAGTGTTGGGCAGAAAGGGCCCAGCCTCTGTCAAGGTGGCCAACGTTGCCTTGGTGACAGTGTCAGGGTCAGAGGTCGTAGGCGGGGCCCTGGAAGACATGGGCAACGGGGACTTCCTAGTTACGGTAACCAAGGTCCCTGCGGGGGAGTTTGTGGTGCTGTTGAACGGGACAGACATGGTCTCCTCCACCGTGTTCCAGAGACAGTCCACCACTCAGATGTCTGTCTCCAAGGTTACCATCAAGGTAAGTTTAAATTGAAAAACGCCTTTCATTTGTAAATCGTGAAGGAGTCTGCCAGGGACGATTACTCCCTATAAATGTACTTACAAATTACAACATGGACTTTCTAAGCACAAGAAAAATGTTTCAGTCTCTGTAAGTGAGCCAACAAACAAActgaacattttaaaaagtgTACCTCACAACAACTACTCAACAGATCTTCTTGTTCTTGTCTTCTCAGGCCGTGGTGGACAGAAGCATGGAGCCTGGTAAACCCTTCACCCTTCCCTTCACCGTCATGACCGACGCCACTGGAGGCAGCTACAAAATCAGTGCCAGAAACGACAGAGGCTTCAAAATGAACGTCCCCAGCAGGTAGGGATCAGGGCTAGAATATCCtgagactggtcccagatctgtttgtacggTCTTGCCCATTTCTGTGGTAATTGTTGCGTGACACATTGACCATAGAAGCAATTTaggtacaaacagatctgggaccaggatatCTGTTCAAAATCAGCTTCTCTATGCTGGCAAAAATACTCAACATTTCTAAAATATTGTTGTCTCTGTATTGACAATTAATGCTAACTTAACAGCGTCGCTGTGACCACCGGAGGAAACGCCACTGGTGAAGTGATCATCACGGTGCCCGGTAACACCACATCGGGAACGGACGTCACCCTGACAATCGAGGCAGTGGCACCCGGGGCCACCGCCGACTCCAACTACGCCGTCCTGCGCCTTTCTGTCGTCACCGAGGTAACTTCAGATATGTAGATATATCTAtactgagtgtaaaaaacattaagaacacctgctctttccatgatatagactgaccagatgaatgctatgatcccttattgatgtcacttgttaaattcacttcaatcagtgtagatgaaggggaggagacaggttagaaGGATtcataagccttgagacaattgagacatggattgtgcatgtgtgcagtTCAGAGGGgtgaagacaaaatatttaagtgcctatgagtgggt encodes the following:
- the LOC106610526 gene encoding von Willebrand factor A domain-containing protein 7-like is translated as MYELFKHLIIVIIVPAQVNIWYITPTAVFYIKEIDHNLYYNSPAHHFNSEAFAEGRRLITDGVASIKANIQKENFLAARETLGRVLHTLQDFYSHSNWVDLGYTEPYANLIRPDLPLENLADVSTPTCSDCANGGFCSNSILPNILNEKKLTSGYMGIFSAAKPKGKCSHGGAADLTSYEVPRGGISKDKRRSNNVALHTSAVTVATTATLQLLDDIRGAAGDNDYLRLMGIARSSVVAFVIDTTGSMRVDILEAKRVVNEIIDSKKGTQDEPSQYILVPFNDPGFGPLIRTTNPDVMNAEIAKLTADRGGDIPEMCLSGLQLALTGAPASSHIYVFTDAIAKDIALKDTILALTRSTKSTVSFFITFPGARRSRRAVESRAATFENYKDLALASGGQAISVTKENLPQATDVIIDSSTSALVTVLQRARNPGNAETFSFLLDESLNNITIYITGKSLTFTLKNPAGVTQKQNEANGKLGTVQTVGNLYRVRLAPDKHTGLWEISMNSNQPYTLKVMGQSTISFIYDFVETFEGPHPGYALISGRPKAGMPAMLLVSVLGRKGPASVKVANVALVTVSGSEVVGGALEDMGNGDFLVTVTKVPAGEFVVLLNGTDMVSSTVFQRQSTTQMSVSKVTIKAVVDRSMEPGKPFTLPFTVMTDATGGSYKISARNDRGFKMNVPSSVAVTTGGNATGEVIITVPGNTTSGTDVTLTIEAVAPGATADSNYAVLRLSVVTEVTDFTPPQCEVVSVSVVDCPADPAACSSAFWQLSANLTDGVNGTGIASLRHRQGVGSLTHTDLKQTVVAAAFNASCCSLTVELVAVDKVMNVGTCRFSIVRNAGPPSLALSFPLLVCLLVFALFTTSLRDLLI